A window of the Polaribacter batillariae genome harbors these coding sequences:
- a CDS encoding tail fiber domain-containing protein produces the protein MIVDKTTLKTYFETGDFPNEEQFVDLIDSLESVRNNLEYTYADLKDLIESNSLDLKQNYILNDYVHKYYIENTNSSGKIRKRTTGSIISGYGTFNTLVEDLLMGMEVTITKLPENYSGDLQIGDKDTVSEVFANYYFKFSSGKIHLVEGLEIEYFIRRYNNIEENIVINDANGKPILKPNGIINTEVHDGTPYMDMTDIENQAPTPEKILLTPLSSNSFETVALSLTYKGDIVHFDFDDNKVENDNKIVIGERKGFIKRRINKDLNIDVNCNWREQKFRRWLLSDSSIDQFINVNEDATDVNVMTAFDGKYLFTSEQRTKANANYFYIIPAPEYLLNNLNTNGKVKEFEALAKTNLRAKDFSVFQLDNNKEPVKVAKCIIEFLANSVFQMNPDSFNVNLNIENLKFINNSTFTCYANLIGATGTTIEKVITLDALHFDNFTANFLKNINFLGYSSGFVSSSSFENIIFGTNKDGDIIGPGPHESVSWIILNMLNCKFLNTSYGSFTTVIKMLNIVSINSCLYFYSNKFGLYQDSIIVNSIFNNATLRLLHNNINVTISGLIIPKKETPEGWIYSIPKVLNSINIKRISSTGELYYEEEASEADNFTKKIFVWNQETNNWELTNFKNDIDLENYVTLNGTQTISGEKIFNNNLGVGEQSKLKFYAPDTSGAPGAGFDLNLESEVFGIENQGLFIDSDLKTGGNLNLSNNNITNVKDITAESFKKSNGLSTQFLKADGSVDQNTYDNYQSFNLKTDGVQRTTIRSEGDLDFTSPDGLLSIGYGAGGVVQLSLNELSYNDLIDKPTNTGGEPNVQSDWNATSGDALILNKPTIPTNNNELTNGAGYITSPDGGNAATLDGIDSSQFLRNDQNGTLNGELNITNGLEVNSNSQSGLKIYQGTGAESTSFWFAPKNDANNGWDTGKRFGFYETDRRWCVEGDYIVIGDVVANNFQLSSDKNLKENVAPLTNKDIINVDWKSFNMKKDETKSKRYGVIAQELEKTNPELVKTDSKGEKSVLYIDLLIAKIAELESRIKELEAK, from the coding sequence ATGATAGTAGATAAAACAACCTTAAAAACTTATTTCGAAACAGGAGATTTTCCTAATGAAGAGCAATTTGTAGATCTTATTGATAGCTTAGAGAGTGTTAGAAATAACCTCGAATACACTTATGCCGATTTGAAAGACTTAATAGAATCTAACAGTTTAGACTTAAAGCAAAATTATATTTTAAATGATTATGTTCATAAATATTATATAGAAAACACAAATTCTAGTGGTAAGATTAGAAAAAGAACTACGGGGTCTATAATTTCTGGTTATGGAACTTTTAACACTTTAGTAGAAGATCTTTTAATGGGAATGGAAGTTACTATTACAAAACTACCAGAAAACTATTCTGGAGATTTGCAAATTGGAGACAAAGATACCGTCAGTGAAGTATTTGCAAATTATTATTTTAAATTTAGTAGTGGAAAAATTCATTTAGTAGAAGGTTTAGAAATTGAATACTTTATACGTCGTTATAATAACATTGAAGAAAATATCGTAATTAATGATGCGAATGGAAAACCTATCTTAAAACCAAACGGTATTATCAATACAGAAGTTCATGATGGTACTCCTTATATGGATATGACCGATATAGAAAATCAAGCTCCAACTCCAGAAAAAATACTCTTAACACCTCTTTCATCTAACAGCTTTGAGACTGTGGCACTAAGTTTAACTTATAAAGGTGATATAGTTCATTTCGATTTTGACGATAATAAGGTAGAGAATGATAATAAAATAGTTATTGGAGAAAGAAAAGGTTTTATAAAAAGAAGAATTAATAAAGATTTAAATATTGATGTTAATTGTAATTGGAGAGAACAAAAATTTAGAAGGTGGCTACTTTCCGATAGCAGTATCGACCAATTTATTAATGTTAATGAAGATGCAACAGACGTAAATGTAATGACTGCATTTGATGGGAAATATTTATTTACATCAGAACAAAGAACAAAAGCCAATGCTAATTATTTTTATATTATTCCTGCTCCAGAGTATCTCTTAAATAATTTAAATACAAATGGAAAAGTTAAAGAATTTGAAGCTCTTGCAAAAACCAATTTAAGAGCCAAAGATTTTTCAGTTTTTCAATTAGATAATAATAAAGAACCTGTTAAGGTAGCAAAGTGTATTATTGAATTTTTAGCTAACAGTGTTTTTCAAATGAATCCAGATTCATTTAACGTGAACCTTAACATCGAAAACCTAAAATTCATAAATAACTCTACATTTACTTGTTATGCTAATTTAATAGGAGCTACAGGTACTACTATAGAAAAGGTAATAACATTAGATGCTTTACATTTTGATAATTTTACTGCGAACTTTTTAAAAAACATAAATTTTCTTGGCTATTCATCCGGTTTTGTTTCAAGTTCATCTTTTGAAAATATAATATTTGGCACTAATAAAGACGGAGATATTATTGGCCCTGGGCCACATGAAAGTGTTTCATGGATAATATTAAATATGTTAAATTGTAAATTTCTAAATACTTCTTATGGATCTTTTACGACAGTAATTAAAATGTTAAATATTGTTTCTATAAATTCTTGTTTATACTTTTATTCAAATAAATTTGGACTTTACCAAGATTCTATTATTGTTAATTCAATATTTAACAATGCAACTTTAAGACTCTTACATAATAATATTAATGTAACGATTTCTGGACTAATAATTCCAAAAAAAGAAACTCCAGAAGGATGGATTTATTCTATCCCAAAAGTTCTAAATTCTATCAATATAAAAAGAATTTCTTCTACAGGTGAGTTATATTATGAAGAAGAAGCTTCAGAGGCTGATAATTTTACAAAAAAGATTTTTGTGTGGAATCAAGAGACTAATAATTGGGAACTTACTAACTTTAAAAATGATATTGATTTAGAAAATTATGTTACTTTAAATGGTACTCAAACCATTTCAGGAGAAAAAATATTTAACAATAATCTTGGTGTAGGAGAGCAATCTAAATTGAAATTTTATGCCCCAGATACATCTGGAGCACCTGGAGCTGGATTTGACCTAAATTTAGAGAGTGAAGTATTTGGAATTGAGAACCAAGGTTTATTTATCGATTCAGATTTAAAAACAGGAGGGAATTTAAATTTATCAAATAACAACATAACTAATGTAAAAGATATCACTGCTGAATCTTTTAAAAAATCGAATGGGTTATCAACTCAGTTTTTAAAAGCTGATGGTTCTGTAGATCAAAACACCTATGATAATTACCAATCTTTTAATTTAAAAACAGACGGGGTTCAAAGAACTACTATTCGATCAGAAGGAGATTTAGACTTTACCAGTCCAGATGGTTTATTATCTATTGGGTATGGAGCTGGAGGAGTGGTTCAATTAAGTTTAAATGAATTATCGTATAATGATTTAATAGATAAACCAACTAATACAGGAGGTGAACCTAATGTACAATCAGATTGGAATGCTACTAGTGGAGATGCTTTAATATTAAACAAACCTACAATACCTACTAATAATAATGAACTTACTAATGGTGCTGGTTATATAACTTCACCTGATGGTGGGAATGCTGCTACTTTAGATGGAATTGACAGTTCTCAATTTTTAAGAAATGATCAAAATGGAACACTAAATGGTGAGTTAAATATAACTAATGGTTTAGAAGTTAATTCGAATTCTCAGTCAGGTTTAAAAATATATCAGGGAACAGGAGCAGAATCTACATCTTTTTGGTTTGCTCCTAAAAATGATGCCAATAACGGTTGGGATACTGGCAAGCGTTTTGGCTTTTATGAAACAGATAGAAGGTGGTGTGTAGAAGGAGATTATATTGTTATAGGTGATGTTGTTGCTAATAATTTTCAACTGTCTTCAGATAAAAATTTAAAAGAAAATGTAGCACCTTTAACTAACAAAGATATCATCAATGTAGATTGGAAATCTTTTAACATGAAAAAAGATGAAACCAAATCAAAGAGATATGGTGTTATTGCGCAAGAATTAGAAAAAACAAATCCTGAATTAGTTAAAACGGATTCTAAAGGAGAAAAATCTGTTCTATACATAGACTTACTTATTGCTAAAATAGCTGAATTAGAAAGTAGAATTAAAGAACTAGAAGCTAAATAA
- a CDS encoding IS630 family transposase: MKKTRKPKWFLKNLENTFKLFRTKLNKNNFESVNLFFQDESRFGLITKQKRVITAKGVKPIAKYKHSYQSKWLWGSFSPITGESFCMLTDTVCKDFFIEYLTDLSACNPLELKIVIIDNAAFHSTKDVKLPDNIILLPIPAYCPELNPAEKVWQYLKSKIAMKIYDTLDILESKIEHLVYQMDNKTIKSITGYEFYLKSFYNVFNV, from the coding sequence ATAAAAAAGACCCGAAAGCCGAAATGGTTTTTAAAAAACCTAGAAAACACTTTTAAATTATTTAGAACAAAACTAAATAAAAATAACTTTGAATCGGTCAATTTATTTTTTCAAGATGAATCTCGTTTTGGATTAATCACCAAACAAAAAAGAGTCATTACAGCTAAAGGCGTTAAACCTATAGCAAAGTACAAACATAGTTATCAGAGTAAATGGCTATGGGGAAGTTTTTCACCCATTACCGGTGAGAGTTTCTGCATGCTAACAGATACTGTGTGTAAAGACTTTTTTATTGAGTATTTAACAGACTTAAGTGCCTGTAATCCTTTGGAACTAAAAATTGTAATTATTGACAATGCAGCTTTCCACTCTACTAAAGATGTAAAATTGCCTGATAATATTATTTTATTACCTATCCCTGCATATTGCCCTGAACTAAATCCAGCTGAAAAAGTTTGGCAATACCTTAAAAGTAAAATTGCAATGAAAATTTATGACACTTTAGATATACTAGAATCCAAAATAGAGCACCTAGTTTATCAAATGGATAATAAGACCATTAAGTCTATAACCGGATATGAATTTTATCTAAAATCTTTTTATAACGTTTTTAATGTTTAA
- the asnS gene encoding asparagine--tRNA ligase — protein sequence MKSNVAEILKSGTVLQEIALKGWVRTFRSNRFIALNDGSTINNIQCVIDFENTPEKTLKRITTGAAIAVKGILAESQGKGQSIEVQVSEIEILGDSNPDEYPIQPKKHSFEFLRENAHLRVRTNTFSAVMRVRSKLSFAVHKYFQDNGFNYVNTPIITGSDAEGAGEMFRVTSFEDNKAPVTEDGKIDYSKDFFGKETNLTVSGQLEAETYAMALGKVYTFGPTFRAENSNTTRHLAEFWMIEPEVAFMDLDGNMDLAEDFIKSVLAYVLENCKDDLAFLDQRLTQEESKLPQAQRSEMSLLEKLTFVTDNHFKRVSYTEAIDILRNSKPNKKKKFQFPIDKWGADLQSEHERFLVEKHFKCPVILFDYPANIKAFYMRLNEDGKTVRAMDVLFPGIGEMVGGAQREERYDVLIEKMKAMNIDEKELWWYLDLRKFGTAVHSGFGLGFERLVQFTTGMGNIRDVIPFPRTPQNAEF from the coding sequence ATGAAAAGTAACGTAGCAGAAATCTTAAAATCAGGCACAGTATTACAAGAAATAGCTTTAAAAGGTTGGGTAAGAACTTTTAGAAGCAACCGATTTATTGCTTTAAACGATGGTTCTACCATTAACAATATACAATGTGTTATCGATTTTGAAAACACACCTGAAAAAACATTAAAAAGAATTACTACAGGAGCTGCGATTGCTGTAAAAGGAATCTTAGCCGAAAGCCAAGGAAAAGGACAATCTATAGAGGTGCAAGTTTCAGAAATTGAAATCTTAGGAGACTCTAATCCAGACGAATACCCAATTCAACCTAAAAAACATAGTTTCGAGTTTTTAAGAGAAAATGCACACTTGCGCGTTCGAACAAATACATTCAGTGCAGTAATGCGAGTGCGCTCTAAACTGTCTTTTGCAGTCCATAAATATTTTCAAGATAATGGCTTTAACTACGTAAACACACCTATTATTACAGGTTCAGACGCAGAAGGTGCAGGAGAAATGTTTCGTGTAACTTCCTTTGAAGATAATAAAGCACCAGTTACCGAAGACGGAAAAATAGATTACTCTAAAGATTTCTTCGGAAAAGAAACCAATTTAACAGTTTCTGGTCAATTAGAAGCCGAAACCTATGCAATGGCATTGGGTAAAGTATATACCTTTGGCCCAACTTTTAGAGCAGAAAATTCAAATACAACACGTCATTTAGCAGAATTTTGGATGATAGAACCAGAAGTTGCCTTTATGGATTTAGATGGCAATATGGATTTGGCAGAAGACTTTATAAAATCGGTTCTAGCGTATGTTTTAGAAAACTGCAAAGACGATTTAGCCTTTTTAGACCAACGTTTAACACAAGAAGAAAGCAAACTACCACAAGCACAAAGAAGCGAAATGAGTTTGTTAGAAAAACTTACATTTGTAACAGACAATCACTTTAAGAGAGTTTCTTATACAGAAGCAATCGATATTTTACGAAATTCTAAACCCAATAAAAAGAAAAAATTTCAATTTCCAATTGATAAATGGGGCGCAGATTTACAATCTGAACACGAACGTTTTTTAGTCGAAAAACACTTTAAATGTCCCGTTATTTTGTTTGACTATCCTGCAAACATCAAAGCATTTTACATGCGTTTAAATGAAGACGGAAAAACCGTAAGAGCCATGGATGTACTCTTCCCAGGAATTGGAGAAATGGTAGGTGGCGCACAACGTGAAGAACGTTACGATGTTTTAATTGAAAAAATGAAAGCCATGAATATCGACGAAAAAGAACTTTGGTGGTATTTAGATTTGCGTAAATTTGGTACAGCAGTACATTCTGGTTTTGGTTTAGGTTTCGAACGTTTGGTACAATTTACCACAGGAATGGGCAACATTAGAGACGTAATTCCATTTCCAAGAACGCCACAAAATGCTGAATTCTAA
- a CDS encoding N-acetylmuramoyl-L-alanine amidase, translated as MLVLLDNGHGSLINGEYQTQGKRKDWQEKGIIYEGEFNRAIVNGIIEQLTFYKIPFVNIAPEYWDVRLETRVKRANRFYTRKCFYLSVHSNAGGGHGSEIFTSPGNTKSDKIATIFGEEFKEEFPNRRLRTDFSDGDLDKERRFYVLTKTKMPAILTENFFMDNFEEFRDILNTKEGRQKIVDYHVKAIIRAKVEIFNEITPINFNF; from the coding sequence ATGTTAGTACTTTTAGATAACGGACACGGATCATTAATCAACGGAGAATACCAAACACAAGGCAAAAGAAAAGATTGGCAAGAAAAGGGTATAATTTACGAAGGAGAATTTAATAGAGCCATCGTTAACGGTATTATAGAGCAACTTACTTTTTATAAGATTCCTTTTGTAAATATTGCTCCAGAATATTGGGATGTTCGATTAGAGACACGTGTAAAAAGAGCCAATAGATTCTATACACGTAAATGTTTTTACTTGAGTGTGCATAGCAATGCAGGAGGTGGACATGGCAGTGAAATTTTCACCTCTCCTGGCAATACCAAAAGTGATAAAATTGCCACAATTTTTGGGGAAGAATTTAAAGAAGAATTTCCAAATAGGAGATTACGAACCGATTTTTCAGATGGAGATTTAGATAAAGAAAGACGGTTTTATGTGCTTACTAAGACAAAAATGCCAGCTATCTTAACAGAAAATTTCTTTATGGATAATTTTGAAGAATTTAGAGATATTCTAAACACTAAAGAAGGCAGACAGAAAATAGTAGATTATCATGTAAAAGCCATAATAAGAGCTAAAGTTGAAATATTTAATGAAATAACACCAATAAATTTTAATTTTTAA
- a CDS encoding helix-turn-helix domain-containing protein, whose translation MPKKITLSIKEESVELRKLYESTTTELRRDRLKMLYYIKSGKYIYRNAIAKKLGRRPTTIGNWIKDYETGGLSNLLEIHSGGNNTVHISDRAKAYISKTLSNSDTTITSYIELQARIAEDLSEMINYGALYAHCRRKHKSKLKVSRKSHYKKDPKAEMVFKKPRKHF comes from the coding sequence ATGCCAAAGAAAATTACCTTATCCATTAAAGAAGAATCTGTTGAATTGCGAAAACTATATGAGTCTACCACTACAGAATTACGAAGAGATCGTTTAAAAATGTTATACTACATAAAGTCCGGGAAATACATCTATCGTAATGCGATCGCAAAGAAGCTTGGCAGACGTCCAACCACCATAGGCAATTGGATTAAAGACTATGAAACAGGAGGCCTTTCAAATTTATTAGAAATACATAGCGGAGGTAATAATACCGTTCATATTTCAGATAGAGCAAAAGCCTATATCTCCAAGACATTATCTAATAGCGATACCACCATAACTTCCTATATAGAGTTACAAGCTCGTATAGCCGAAGATTTATCAGAGATGATAAATTATGGTGCACTTTATGCACATTGTAGGCGAAAACATAAGTCTAAGCTAAAAGTATCAAGAAAGTCACACTATAAAAAAGACCCGAAAGCCGAAATGGTTTTTAAAAAACCTAGAAAACACTTTTAA
- a CDS encoding amidohydrolase family protein codes for MKEEKDTTIFNCHAHIFTIDHVPNEFGRTFVPRFLSKILTIKLVKWYYNNFTSRGNYKYKKFRHSLKKIKYGILQFCKWTFILYWLILGVSFILKWVFKIITSFLKVDYFFSKELRDITKRFLTLGRYSLNYKSQARIYDLLEKTYERNTKIVVLSMDMDYMEAGKPEIKYLDQLEELKIVKKNNIDLLPFIFLDPRRVKETKSLEGKKNYATFLKSELQKGNFNGIKLYPALGYYPFDKELVNSYLFAQENNIPIMTHCIEGTVFYRGKKKPEWNYHPILTYNKKGTDNPEPIPLPQSGNYQWTTNFTHPMNYHCLLDKELLSNYLGYECDLSKLKICLAHFGGSKEWKKYETDGWNNYNKNISHASEVDYLKIKNTLNHKSKRTIWWNASWLSIIYDLMIKYENVYADVSFILFNEKLFPMLKFILNDPKVSDKILYGTDYYVVTQKKTEKSLHQNLRSYIGEELFFKIANKNPKQFLTTNFKDY; via the coding sequence ATGAAAGAGGAAAAAGATACAACTATTTTCAATTGTCATGCCCATATCTTTACGATAGATCATGTACCAAATGAGTTTGGTCGTACTTTTGTACCTCGTTTTCTATCCAAAATTCTTACTATCAAATTAGTCAAATGGTATTATAATAATTTTACTAGTAGAGGTAATTATAAATATAAAAAATTCAGGCATTCTTTAAAAAAAATAAAATATGGGATATTGCAATTTTGTAAATGGACTTTTATTCTCTATTGGTTAATTTTAGGTGTTAGTTTTATTTTAAAATGGGTATTTAAAATTATAACGTCATTTTTAAAGGTCGATTATTTCTTTAGCAAAGAACTAAGAGATATCACGAAAAGGTTTTTGACATTGGGACGCTATTCTCTTAACTATAAATCTCAAGCGAGAATTTATGACTTATTAGAAAAAACATATGAAAGAAATACTAAAATAGTAGTACTTTCTATGGATATGGATTATATGGAAGCTGGCAAACCCGAGATTAAATATTTAGACCAATTAGAGGAGTTAAAAATCGTAAAAAAAAATAATATAGATTTATTGCCTTTTATTTTTTTAGACCCAAGAAGAGTTAAAGAAACAAAATCGTTAGAAGGGAAAAAAAATTATGCTACTTTTTTAAAATCTGAACTTCAAAAAGGTAATTTTAATGGAATTAAGCTGTACCCTGCATTAGGTTATTATCCGTTTGACAAAGAACTTGTAAACAGTTATTTATTTGCACAAGAAAATAACATTCCTATTATGACTCATTGCATTGAAGGAACTGTTTTTTACAGAGGAAAAAAGAAACCAGAGTGGAACTATCATCCAATATTAACCTATAATAAAAAAGGCACAGATAACCCAGAACCAATTCCTTTACCACAAAGTGGTAACTATCAATGGACCACTAATTTTACACATCCAATGAATTATCATTGTTTATTAGATAAAGAACTTTTATCAAACTATTTAGGTTATGAATGCGATTTAAGTAAATTAAAAATTTGCTTAGCCCATTTTGGAGGTAGTAAAGAATGGAAAAAATATGAAACTGATGGTTGGAATAATTATAATAAAAACATTAGCCACGCAAGCGAAGTAGATTATCTTAAAATTAAAAATACTTTAAACCATAAAAGTAAGCGAACAATTTGGTGGAATGCAAGTTGGTTGTCTATAATATATGATTTAATGATAAAGTATGAAAACGTTTATGCAGACGTTAGCTTCATACTTTTTAATGAAAAACTATTTCCAATGCTGAAGTTTATTTTAAACGACCCAAAAGTTTCTGATAAAATATTATATGGCACCGATTATTACGTTGTTACCCAAAAAAAGACTGAAAAATCATTACATCAAAATTTAAGATCTTATATAGGAGAAGAGTTATTTTTTAAAATTGCCAATAAAAATCCGAAACAATTCTTGACTACCAATTTTAAAGATTATTAA
- a CDS encoding zeta toxin family protein, with translation MKEKNLYIIAGCNGAGKTTASFTILPEIINCKEFVNADEIARGLSPFQPEKVAFEAGRIMINRVNELLLEEKTFAFETTLSSKTYKNKVIYAKKKGYSVILLFFWLNNTKLAVERVKVRVSEGGHHIPSDVIKRRYINGIKNLFNIYLPIMDSALIFDNSFGSHQLIAHKISENDFIIVDKEKFKKLKNYDNKR, from the coding sequence ATGAAAGAAAAAAATCTTTACATTATAGCTGGTTGTAATGGTGCAGGTAAAACAACTGCTTCTTTTACAATTTTGCCAGAAATTATAAATTGTAAAGAGTTTGTAAATGCAGATGAGATTGCTAGAGGGCTTTCCCCTTTTCAACCAGAAAAAGTTGCTTTTGAAGCTGGTAGAATAATGATAAATAGAGTTAATGAATTACTCTTAGAAGAAAAAACCTTTGCATTTGAAACCACATTATCGTCTAAAACCTATAAAAACAAGGTTATATATGCTAAAAAAAAAGGGTATAGTGTAATACTCCTCTTTTTTTGGCTAAATAACACTAAATTAGCAGTAGAAAGAGTAAAAGTAAGAGTTTCAGAAGGTGGGCATCACATTCCAAGTGATGTTATTAAAAGAAGATATATAAATGGAATTAAAAATCTTTTTAATATTTACCTACCAATTATGGATTCTGCATTAATTTTTGACAACTCTTTTGGTAGTCATCAATTAATTGCTCATAAAATTTCTGAAAACGATTTTATAATTGTAGATAAAGAAAAGTTTAAAAAATTAAAAAATTATGACAACAAAAGATAA
- a CDS encoding SWIM zinc finger family protein encodes MKIPLNEFEQLINEKILHRGLSYFKSNAITDFSEISIGEYEAIVSGTDEYIVRLAIKNNTIIEHHCNCPYDSGPVCKHIVAVIFHLQQDELELNQLNISKPKKKKTKSITQQVKELLKIISHEELIDFVQSNSKKDRKFRNYFLASFGHLSQHQSKEFYQKQIHSILQTAAGRDGWIGWSDMKYVVSTTEPFLENAEKYLAKNNLENVFFISTALLEEMTEAFQYGDDSNGDLGYFANSAMDLLSKLVKEKLSSKLKQEIFEYCISSFNKKLFEGWDWHIEILKIACDLIEKENEADIILSCLDTVDGEYEREHAQLFKLDLLRRFKNQNEVKKYINQNISNPSIRESEIEKAFNNKNFEKVITLSQDGIKYDEKDRPGLAKDWYNWLLKVAQTQNNTSKIIEYARLLFITNFHPKQDYYQILKDTIKDENWHLFLEEIIKEITVKNRWTYTELIRKIYIKEQWWDRLLLMLKQNLSMDNIEQNEPYLSKDYSSELVELYSERITNYVEKYVGRNHYQKACRYLRRMKKLGGNDKVNELIELFRKLYPQRRALMDELNQV; translated from the coding sequence ATGAAAATACCATTAAACGAATTTGAGCAATTAATTAATGAAAAAATTCTACATAGAGGATTGTCCTATTTTAAAAGTAATGCAATAACTGATTTTTCAGAAATTTCAATAGGAGAATATGAAGCTATTGTCTCTGGTACAGATGAATATATAGTTCGGCTAGCAATTAAAAACAATACTATTATAGAGCACCATTGTAATTGCCCTTATGATAGCGGGCCTGTATGTAAGCACATAGTAGCAGTAATTTTCCATTTACAACAAGATGAATTGGAATTAAATCAACTTAATATTTCAAAGCCAAAAAAGAAAAAAACAAAGTCAATTACACAGCAAGTAAAAGAATTGTTAAAAATCATTTCGCACGAAGAGTTAATAGATTTTGTACAAAGTAATAGCAAAAAAGACAGGAAATTCAGAAACTATTTTTTAGCGTCATTTGGTCATTTAAGTCAACATCAATCAAAAGAATTTTATCAAAAACAAATTCATTCCATATTACAAACAGCAGCAGGACGAGATGGTTGGATTGGTTGGTCAGATATGAAATATGTGGTTAGTACTACCGAACCCTTTTTAGAGAATGCAGAAAAGTATTTAGCAAAGAATAACTTGGAAAATGTCTTCTTCATTAGTACGGCTTTACTAGAAGAAATGACAGAAGCATTTCAATATGGAGATGACAGCAATGGTGATTTAGGCTATTTTGCAAACTCAGCAATGGATTTACTTTCTAAATTAGTTAAAGAAAAGCTTTCTAGTAAACTTAAACAAGAGATATTTGAATACTGCATTTCTTCTTTTAATAAAAAGCTGTTTGAGGGTTGGGACTGGCATATAGAAATACTAAAAATTGCTTGTGATTTAATTGAAAAAGAAAATGAAGCAGATATTATATTGAGTTGTTTGGATACAGTAGATGGAGAATATGAGCGTGAACATGCCCAGTTATTTAAATTAGATTTATTAAGACGTTTTAAAAATCAAAATGAAGTTAAAAAATATATTAACCAGAACATTTCAAATCCATCAATAAGAGAATCAGAAATAGAAAAAGCCTTTAACAACAAAAATTTTGAAAAAGTAATAACCTTATCTCAAGACGGAATTAAATACGATGAAAAAGATAGACCTGGATTAGCAAAAGATTGGTACAATTGGTTATTAAAAGTTGCTCAAACCCAAAATAACACTTCCAAAATTATTGAATATGCAAGGCTTTTATTTATTACCAACTTCCATCCAAAACAAGATTATTATCAAATCTTAAAAGATACTATTAAGGATGAAAATTGGCATCTGTTTTTAGAAGAAATCATAAAGGAAATTACTGTTAAAAATAGATGGACTTATACTGAATTAATTCGGAAAATTTACATAAAAGAGCAATGGTGGGATAGGCTATTACTAATGTTAAAACAAAATCTTTCTATGGATAATATTGAGCAAAACGAACCATATTTGTCAAAAGATTACTCTTCAGAGTTGGTTGAATTATATAGTGAAAGAATTACAAACTATGTTGAAAAATATGTTGGAAGAAATCATTACCAAAAAGCCTGTAGATACCTACGTAGGATGAAAAAACTTGGAGGAAATGACAAAGTAAACGAATTAATAGAACTATTTAGAAAACTATATCCTCAACGTAGAGCATTAATGGACGAACTAAATCAGGTATAA